AGGTCAGATTTACCTGAACCGCGCGGGCATCCTCTGGATCCTTGTCTCTGCGCACCAGGCCAGCTTTTTCCAGTTTGATGATTTGCTCCGTGGCGGAGGGGACGCGAATGCCGAGGTTCGTGGCGATGACGCTGACACGACTGCCGGAGACAGCCATATTCAGGATGCTGACCTGCATGATGCTCAGCTCACTGCCCGTGTCCAATGAGCGGCTGAGATA
This region of Arthrobacter roseus genomic DNA includes:
- a CDS encoding MarR family winged helix-turn-helix transcriptional regulator, which translates into the protein MTTSSELKILADSFRSSLRHAVYLSRSLDTGSELSIMQVSILNMAVSGSRVSVIATNLGIRVPSATEQIIKLEKAGLVRRDKDPEDARAVQVNLTSEGQLQLNAANVLRNARMAELLEPLTDTERAALAAAIPVIEKLNSKALERR